Proteins encoded within one genomic window of Deltaproteobacteria bacterium:
- a CDS encoding CoA-binding protein, giving the protein MSVHPLEEILHPQSIAVVGASGNPHVPGYQFTACLLKYGFQGKVYPVNPKHSEIAGLKVYPDIREIPGSVDYVISSVPASQVLGLVKDCASKGVKALHLFTARFSETGRQEATELEQQILEEAKKGGIRIIGPNCMGLYYPRQGISFSDAMPKESGPVGLISQSGQLAEELGRYSALRAVYFSKAISYGNALDFNECDFLDYFAQDPETKFILMYVEGIRDGERFMNALRQAASIKPVAVLKGGRGMSGTRAAASHTASLAGSQKIWPTLVTQAGAVSAASPEELIDLAAAFTFLPPISSLRVGVAGGGGGASVLAADLCEEAGLDVIPLPAEIREELKRNGSAIWDWIGNPVDMSIRDRADFNPGVIMEMMARNDNFDLLIAIMSDPHHERQKGLTAESYLEGFRLEKQNHKPVMAVVPDKALGIDEFDHWSWKVMCEVRTRLLEAGIPFYSTIERAATAARKLVEYYQRRG; this is encoded by the coding sequence ATGTCAGTTCATCCCTTGGAAGAAATTCTCCATCCGCAATCAATTGCCGTGGTTGGAGCTTCGGGGAATCCCCATGTACCCGGTTACCAGTTTACCGCATGTCTGCTTAAATACGGCTTTCAAGGCAAGGTCTACCCGGTAAACCCCAAGCACTCCGAGATCGCCGGCCTCAAGGTCTACCCGGACATCCGGGAGATACCCGGCTCTGTTGACTACGTCATTTCGAGCGTTCCCGCGTCCCAGGTCTTGGGCCTGGTCAAGGACTGCGCCTCGAAGGGAGTCAAGGCGCTTCACCTTTTCACCGCCCGTTTCAGCGAAACCGGCCGTCAGGAGGCAACGGAGCTGGAGCAGCAAATACTCGAGGAGGCCAAAAAAGGCGGGATCCGCATCATCGGGCCGAACTGCATGGGCCTCTATTACCCGCGCCAAGGCATTTCCTTCAGTGACGCCATGCCCAAGGAATCCGGGCCGGTGGGATTGATATCGCAAAGCGGCCAGCTGGCCGAAGAACTTGGCCGGTATTCGGCCCTGAGGGCGGTCTATTTCAGCAAGGCTATCAGTTACGGGAACGCCCTTGATTTCAATGAGTGTGATTTTCTGGACTACTTTGCCCAGGACCCGGAGACAAAATTTATCCTGATGTACGTCGAAGGGATCCGGGATGGCGAAAGATTTATGAACGCCCTGCGCCAGGCCGCCTCGATCAAGCCCGTCGCGGTCCTTAAAGGCGGCCGGGGAATGTCAGGCACAAGAGCCGCTGCCTCACATACCGCCTCCCTGGCCGGCTCCCAGAAGATCTGGCCAACCCTTGTCACTCAGGCCGGAGCCGTTTCAGCCGCAAGCCCGGAGGAATTGATTGACCTGGCAGCGGCCTTTACCTTCCTGCCGCCCATTTCGAGCCTGAGAGTCGGGGTCGCCGGAGGGGGTGGGGGTGCGAGCGTTCTCGCGGCTGACCTCTGTGAAGAGGCAGGCCTGGATGTGATCCCCCTGCCCGCCGAGATCCGGGAGGAACTGAAAAGGAATGGCAGCGCCATCTGGGACTGGATTGGAAATCCCGTGGATATGTCCATCAGGGATCGAGCGGATTTTAATCCAGGCGTTATCATGGAAATGATGGCCAGAAATGATAACTTCGACCTCCTCATCGCCATCATGAGCGATCCCCACCATGAGCGCCAGAAAGGCCTCACCGCTGAATCTTATCTTGAGGGATTCAGGCTGGAAAAACAAAATCACAAGCCTGTCATGGCCGTGGTGCCTGATAAGGCCCTGGGGATTGATGAGTTTGACCACTGGAGCTGGAAGGTGATGTGTGAAGTCAGAACCAGGCTCCTCGAGGCCGGTATACCCTTTTATTCGACCATCGAGCGCGCCGCCACGGCGGCAAGAAAACTGGTGGAGTACTACCAGAGGCGAGGCTAG
- a CDS encoding cell division protein ZapA, whose protein sequence is MKLVNVRILTQEYRIKSDASEEMIFQIAEYINRQMENFKSSSFIGTQIDLAVMAAFKAASDYFQATEELERLRHKVESNAARLVARIEGQLAGESPGREDNDPRVKS, encoded by the coding sequence GTGAAACTGGTTAACGTCCGAATCCTCACTCAAGAATACCGCATCAAGAGCGATGCCTCTGAAGAGATGATTTTTCAGATTGCGGAGTACATAAACCGGCAGATGGAAAATTTCAAGTCGAGCTCATTTATAGGGACTCAGATTGACTTAGCGGTCATGGCCGCTTTCAAGGCGGCCAGCGACTACTTTCAGGCCACGGAGGAGTTAGAGCGCCTCCGGCACAAAGTCGAGTCAAATGCGGCCAGGCTGGTGGCGCGCATTGAAGGCCAATTGGCCGGGGAGTCACCCGGCCGGGAGGATAATGATCCAAGAGTAAAGTCTTGA
- a CDS encoding efflux RND transporter permease subunit encodes EIKTVSGPVQINHIERERAVTIQVIPPENLPLQTAMEIIEEKVVRPIKKSGELGEFHRIKLAGTADKLTQTREALTFNFILALIIIYLLMSALFGSFIYPLVIMFSVPLAAAGGFLGLAAVNAFISFQALDVLTMLGFVILIGIVVNNAILIVHQALNNIRYNGLAYREAVSESVRTRLRPIFMSMTTSVFGMSPLVLFPGAGSELYRGLGSVVIGGLIVSTVFTIFLVPSFFSLVLSIQGKLGWGPKPEKK; translated from the coding sequence GAAATAAAGACCGTGTCCGGTCCGGTACAGATCAACCACATCGAACGTGAGCGGGCGGTAACCATTCAGGTCATTCCTCCTGAAAACCTGCCGCTCCAGACAGCCATGGAGATAATTGAGGAAAAGGTCGTCCGGCCCATTAAAAAAAGCGGGGAGCTGGGTGAGTTCCACCGCATCAAGCTGGCCGGGACGGCCGACAAACTGACTCAGACCCGGGAGGCCCTGACCTTTAATTTTATCCTGGCCCTCATCATCATCTACCTCCTCATGTCGGCCCTGTTCGGAAGCTTCATCTACCCGCTGGTCATCATGTTTTCCGTGCCTCTGGCCGCTGCTGGCGGGTTTCTCGGCCTGGCCGCGGTCAACGCCTTCATTTCCTTCCAGGCCCTGGACGTGCTGACCATGCTTGGCTTCGTCATCCTGATCGGCATCGTGGTCAATAACGCCATCCTCATCGTCCACCAGGCCCTCAACAACATAAGATATAACGGCCTGGCTTACCGCGAAGCCGTGTCCGAGTCGGTCCGGACGCGTCTCAGGCCCATCTTCATGAGCATGACCACCAGCGTCTTTGGGATGAGTCCGCTGGTCCTCTTCCCCGGGGCCGGGTCAGAGCTTTATCGAGGCCTGGGCAGCGTGGTCATCGGCGGCCTGATCGTCTCGACCGTCTTCACCATCTTCCTGGTGCCTTCTTTCTTCTCCCTGGTCCTAAGCATTCAAGGCAAACTGGGCTGGGGCCCCAAACCGGAAAAGAAATAA